Genomic window (Daucus carota subsp. sativus chromosome 5, DH1 v3.0, whole genome shotgun sequence):
CACTCCCATTTCTAGCCTTATTTCATACTCTTCTCACGGCCCGCTGGTAAACTCACCGGAAAGTTACCTGAAAACGAGTTGTGATGAAGAAAGGGTTGAGAACATGAACAGCCCGCCGGTGAATGAGGGAACGACGCGAGATTGTCGGTTGAGAAGGAGAAAAATGGGCTATGGTTGGGGTGGGGATTAGGATCcgaattagggttagggttaaaATTGGGGCAAGTCAATTtagaaggagagagagagatgagcttGTGATGAGTCAGCTATTgctgttttaattttaattttttgggttTGCCACGTAAGCGTTGACTAACAGATGTTTGTTGACTTTTAACGGTAGGATCCGAATCAGAAAAGTTTGAAAGTTTAAGGATTgtattatcataaaaaatagGTTAGGGATCTAGATAATAAACAGCCTATAGTTCAGGGACGTTAGAATTAATTATCCCTTCAGAAAACATAAATATTGTTGCTTATAGTGCTGTCATCTTATCACCCCTCCTTATGTCATGCCTCCATATATTATCAATTAATATcttcttttttagtttttttgggCATGTTTTTGTTCCTTGGATCTCACACAAAACTTTCTATAAATTTATGTTGAGCTGTTTAGTACCTTGTGACTAATTGATGCCTTTGTAATAGGATGCATCAAGGGGGTACCTGAAGCTTCTTTTCTTAactgctgcttctggaggtagTGGCAATGGAGAAGCAATCCAAAGGTACCCAGTGATTTGCTCATTTTTATCATCTCTTCTCTGAACAATAATATCTGTAGTTGCTAATCTCATGTGTGCTGCAGCAACCGAGATCTGTCTATGATTCTTGATGCACTGTTGAAAACAAAGTCTCGAACTGTTTTGGCTGATGTAATCAACAAAAATGGTTTGTTCCATAGCTTATTCAGAACACGTTACTTTCATATTCTTTTGTGATCTGTGAATGTGTAGTATCTCCAGGGTTTGACCTGCTTCAATCTTCAGGTTTGCAGATGTTGCACAACATAATGAAGCGGTGCAGAAAAGAGTTTCATAAGATCCCAATTCTCAGAAAGCTTCTTAAGGTGCATGTCATAGGAAATGTGTATCAtgtaactttaatttttttaaaacaaataaatgaaTCATTTTGTCTTTGAAGATTGAATAATGATGTCACTGATAGTCCTTAGCTGAATTGTGTTTTTGGTTCCGGCGGTAACTGTGTTAAATTAGTGGTGCAAGCATTAGTTGTATGGCTTGTTAACTTCCATTCTTCCAGTCaacaatcattttatttaacaaattttgGGCAGCTGATTTGCACTTATTATGGGGACTATGATAGTATATCTAAGTTCCTAAATTGCTCCTAATTTTTTGTTAGTATGTTTTATTCTACAGTCCTGCATTTGTGGCAATGGATATCATAAAAACTAATTGATTACCACTCTTACACAACAGAGTGAACAAACAAATGCCAAAATGCGATTAACATTACTCCCTGTACAACTCTAAATTGAAATGTAATTTACAAACTCCCCAAACTTCAAGAAGTGTGACTAACCTTTCTAATAGTATTTTCTCCAAATGCCTAACCCTTTTCCCCTAATCTGTTAATATCCTTTCTCCAACCTTCCACACTCATTGCACTTAGTAAATAACCCATTAACACTCCTCTTTTTAATTATTCCCTGCAGTCTCCCTTTGCCGAGCCTTCTAGAGAATGTTACAGACCTGAGTTTTTACTAAATTCTTAGCAGAATTATTATCTTATCAATATAAGAACCTAATTTGGGGCTGTAGGTTATGTCATAGTTAAGTAAGCGGTcgatctaaaaccttaaggtgtcaGAGTCTTCAACACTCCCCCTAATCGTACGATTGAACAAACAGAATCCAGACAGAAACATATAATTGATTTAAACAGATGGGGGCAGGAGGACTCAAACGTACCCCTCCCTAAactgagctctgataccatgttaagtaacccgtccatctaaaaccttaaggtgtcaGAGGAATGCCCCTACGGGATTTTATACTCTTCAACACTAGTTACTGTGTTGGTCAGATTATCATGGGTTGAGTTTTCAGTTAGTGTTGCAGTGTTACAAGTATATGTAGCTGGAATTGGGTGGATGTTAGAAGGGCTTTAGCTGCTTATATAGTAAATGTTCATTGTTATTGGATGTAGTAGGTGATTCATATCAATCTAACCGAGACAGATCCCACCAGTTTTGAGTCGTATAGAATTGCTGAGGGTTCAGATGGGGCCAATTTGGAAAGACCTGTTTTCAGATTAACTTACTGTAATTTTATACTTATTTGGTTAATatttgactaatattttgttacCATGAATTTGTGGAAAGAAGTGTCGGGGTCTAATGAGTGTATGACAGGCTACCCAATTTTTTTGATGCAGGTCCTGCAGTACCTGGCTCTGAGGGAGATACTTACCCCAGAACATATCACTAGTGGTCCACATTGTGCTGGGGTGGAGAGGTCAGAATATATTAGTAATTTTTGTTTCTATGGACATCTTTACATAGTTCCTTCAGTTTATTCTGAAAATAATTTGCTTTGGAAATTGTTAGCTTCACCTATTATATGAATACAAAGACACATGCACTTCATGTTTGCCTCAAATAAGTTTTTAAATTAGACATGGATAACATGGAAGGAGGGAGTTGACTCCAGCTTGTGCACAAAATTGAATCCTCTGTGTATACATCTGTTGGCTAATAAAACGACAACTGAGTTTCACTGAAGTTGACTTGTTGCTCTAGTAGGTCTTATATAAACAATtggcatgcatatatatatggattttcTTTAAACgattaactcatatatataaaatatatgtaatatggATGTATATAAATGTATAACATGATCTACTTACTGAGTGCCTTCTTTAATTTTTGGAATCAAGGACTATGTAAACTTCGTAGTCTTAATAAAATCAACTACTTTCTGTTTATCATGACGTTGTGCTCCAGATTCAAGGTTTTGGGCACTTGTTCACTGCCCATCTTTCCCTCCTAGCAGAATCTAGCTCCTAACTTCTTAATTGTTAAATTCGTCTTCTGCTCGTCTTCTAAGATGTATAAGTTGTGAGTAAAGATTAGTTGTCTTCTTCTTACTTCCTTGTTTGTGGTCTGTATCATTCATGAATATGTACCACTTGTTTGGACTAATTTGCAAGAAGTGTATCAGGTGTTTCTCCGTTTTCTCTGCTATAAGTGAAactgatataaatataattggtTTTGCTGCAATGTCTAAAAACACAAGTGATATAAGTCATAATATTGGTTACCTACCAGAAAACATACTGTTTGTGTGTACAATGTTGAGAAGCTGGTTTTCTTATATTTGAACCCAATTGAGAACACTTCAACTCTTCTAGAAGTTCTTGACTTAGTTGGACTGAGCTTGGACAAACAGCTTTTAAGAAATGCAGTGTAAATGAGAAAGTGAGATAAATCGAGTGTCTAATTGTCAACCAATTCAAGggctgggctcaaacgagaactAGTTCTCTGGGGACCTAgtatgttctataaacatcttCTCACTAATTTTTCTTgaaatgtttaaaatattttcatatgtgTGTTTCTAAATACATGAAACATGTGTTTATGACTAAAGTGACGATCTTTACTGGACAAGTACAGACCTAGCATGTTCTGtacatagaatatatatatgtacatacatacatatctatgtgtgtgtgtgtttctgCTCCATAAACCTTTTGTCACCAATTTGTTTTTctatatgcatatattttttttttgttataattgtgTTTTTATCTACAAACAACAtccattttatataaaatataatataattcttataaAACAAAGAGTATTCTCTGGAGTTCTCTGATCAAGGAGTTAACCTTAGGACCCGACCCGTTAAATCATCATGAAAACAAGAAATTATTGCTAAACTCCACAATTAGGTTATACTTTAGTACCATTTGTTAATGTAATGTCTTACTTCTGGTTTGTATAGTAATCTTTCTTATACTTTGTGTTTTGGTATTTCCTATCATCTTGTCTTTCCCCTAATGCTTTTTACACAACTTCTAAAATATATCTGAAATGAAATATATCTTAATGCAGTTTTAGGGAGTCAATATTGTCATTGACGGAGCATGATGACAAACAGGTAATATTTACCTTCTCGAATTTAAATGTATATAGCTatgtagcaaaaaaaaaaattgtctatAGGCCATTTTTTTTCCTCTTTCACGATGTGTTTCTCTTCTGTTGTTTGTTAGAAAGTTTAATGTGGGTTTATATTTTCATCCCTTTTTGCTCccaattttcttataaatactGATCAGCTTCGGACCCACTCTACttagtttaattaatttgaattcttTGCACTATTAAATGTACAATTTCTGTGTTTTGTAAAGAAGCAATCGTTCTTGATACTAGAAATTGCTGCTGAAAATAAAAGTTGCTTAGGAATATTGTGCTTTAGGTCAACTCCTAGTCTCCCactaaaattaagtaaaattctTTTTCGGCTTTGTTTTATACCCTCTGTGAGATTTACAACCTCCATAGAGCATGAGTCTACTGGAAGTTCGAAAGCCACGAAAGAAGTTACTGTGTACAAACTAAATATAATTGCAAGAATGGTCAGATAAACCAATTGAGGACTCTGATCTGTAGATGTAATCACCATAGGCGAGGAAGGTGATGTTTACATTGAACTGAGTGAAAGCAGATGGGGTAGATTGGACTTTACAGTTTCTGTTGTTTAAGCTCTATAAGAATGTACTTATATAGTCTACTCGGTAAAATTCAAGGTGACTACATTTTGAATATGACATGTCCTGATTCTTTATTGTGGCGTTAATTTGTCTGGCTGATCCTACTCGAAGGCCCTCCGACTAgaatgaaaatattaatatcatgtTTATGAACTGTTTTCTCATAGAGTTCACATTGAAATACTGAATATTCACATGCCATAAGACTGAAatttatcttaaattctggaAAGTACACAAACCTTATTTTGTGATCAACATTTGTCCCCTTGGTTGCCTGCTTTTGTTGCATGACTTGGGATTTAAATAGGATATTGCTGAATCATTAGTTGGTTTAGTCTGGTGTAAatctaattattttctttttcttataaagtTATTTTCTTTAGAAACTGTAAAGAAGATCATTTGtgataaatttgaatatattggtCCTTGTTTTGTCTTTCTTGCACAACAGGTCCATCAAATTACACGCAATTTTCGAGATAGGTGGATCCCGCGTCCAATTAGGAAGAACAGTTACATGGACAGAGACAGTGGTAAGCTGGATTTTAATAGGGTGGCCTCAAACTCCAGCAGGTTATCACCACTACAAAGTCAGTCATCTGATTCAGGCGCAAGACATCCTGAATCAGTAGAATGCATCAAGCAACCAAGAAGCTCAAATATTAATCGTGAAAATACAGACGGCTGCTCTGCTTTATGTAGTAGTGAATTTGTTGCTGATGGAGCAAGAGTCCAAAAACGTAGAAGTCGATGGAATGAGGCAGAAGACTCAAACCGTGGTAAATATGCTCCCCTGCATAAAGAACCAAGGATTCATTCTGAATCTGTACAAGTTTCACATATTAGCCTGCTTTATGGGAATAGTGGAGTGCCATCTGACCAGGCTGCTATTATAAATGAGGAAAAGCATAACAATCTATATGTAAATCGTTCCCCCAATAGGATGACTATTAAATATCTAGATAACAACGAGCAAAGCATTGATGAGGATGTACCTCCTGGTTTTTCTCCTCCTCATAAAGCTTCTTTTGTGCCATCTAGTGCTTCTTCAACTGCCTCAACTTTTTGCCAAGAGAAGTGCTTGTTCCCAGAGTACCCTTTTGAAGTGACGGTGGGCCATCCACAGGAGAGATTTGTTTCAAGGTCCCCTGTTTCATTTGGGATTCCAATGCATGCGGTGGAGCATTTTGGTAGACAAGGTGAAATAGCTGAGAATTGGTTTGTAGCAGCTGGGATTCCTTTCCACCCTTATCCACCACTACCTCCGTATCCCCGTGATAGGCGAGGCCCTGCACCTGCTTTAAGTTCTATGATATTGAACTCTGTTCCAGTAATTGGGGAGGGTTTTCAAAATAATGCCACTTATCAATCGGATCAGATTACTTTCAGCACATCTGCTTCTTGCATGCCGGATTTGGAACTTTCAGCTCCCGTGAAGCAGCACCATTTTCAAGGAACAGGGGGTGCCTCTAATAGGTTGGAAAGGAGATACTTCAGGCAGCAAAAGTGGATCAATACAAAATCAAGGCCTCCCTGGGTCCGGGGTGAAGCTGGTAGGGGAAACTTTGGGAACATTTAAAGATATGGATTCAGTTTTGTAGGCATATGAACCGGAGCAAACGTTCTGAAAAGTCCATCTATCCCAAATCAGATACATATGGGAGTAGGGCGTTGTGGGAATATATTTTAGCAACATCTGCAGCACCAAAATTTGCCTTTAACTATTAAACTCTAGATACATCCTCTCCATTTTCTGTTTGTACTTCCTATTCTTTATTTATTACTCAAACTGGAATCTACGGTACAATGCGGTACTGCCTTGAGTCCCAGCATTCTATAGGTTGGGAAAGCAATTATTCTGATTATGTTGTGTCATGGGCTGGACTTTCATACATGATACCTCAAAGAGGTAAGCAatatgttgttttttttaaaaaaatttatttaataaatttgtcaaTCTTTCATCATTCGTCATACTGTCTGTCTTATTTTCTTAGATTAGTTTTGAACAGAAGTTAATCTTCTCATAAATGCGCGCGCCCACCCATGCACCCACCCACACACGTAATGTGCACACAAACACAAGTAATATGTGCACGCACATACATATTTTTCAACAAAGTTCATGCTGGGGATATTATGTCAAAGGTAATCTTTACAGTGACGCAGCTCTGGGGTATCAAATATTCTTAACTCTTAAATGACTGATGAGATCGATTCATGGGTTAGTGGACATTGCAAGGATTCTGAATATCAGATGATAATTTGTGCCTATTTTTAAGGAcgggcattttttttttttttttgccattgCAGCTCTCCTTGTCAATACCAGAATGTGAAAATTGGACCTTTGGAGAAAGTTGATATTGAGATTTAGGggttttttcatttataaatatttcagaTATGTAACAATCCAAATAGTTTGTTAGTGCTGGGGTTTGGTGTATGAAATATCTGATAGTTGTGTGGTTTTAAGTCTTTTTTCCCTCCGTAAATTAATGGTTGTAATATATGTTTTCTTTATAATGGCACTAGTCATAATTATGACATTCTGGTGTTGCTGAGAAAGGAAAACAGGATTGACATTTTGACAAGTGTTTCTGAATTCAAACTAATAAGAGTTGTGCAGTGCTACACCATTATGAGGTTTCATTCCAGTCGGATCCATTTCCATCGCAACATCATTTTTCTAACCAACATCTTCAATACTTTATGTAAGTCGCTCTATACTCGTATCCGTTTTTGATTTTCTGTATTTGTTATATATTGGTAGATTGTTGACGTTTAACTTCACAATTTGGTTTCTTATCGGCAACATTGAAACATGATATCAAATCGGCTTCCAGCTATCTGTCTATACTTGTAAAAGTGCATTCCGAGACTAAATTCTCTGCCTGCAATGGTTGATTTTATGTTTATGTCATTTCAAAAGTGTTGAGTTGATCTTCTCTTCTGTAATGTTTTATAACAGAAGGTAGATGGCTCGTAGAGTTTTTTGAGTTTTCTGTTCTTGGGTgataatattgttaaaattagGAAATGGtctttttttgttttcattagaaGTTAGTATTTAAAAGTTAAGATCGGCaatgtaaaattaatatattaactgAATGGCTAGGCATGTTAATCCTGATGAACTTTTTTTACCCGGACTTGGTTTAAATTTCCTGACCTTAGCTTTGCTGATTTATTGGAATCTTTGTGCCAGTGACTTGAAAGTATTGATTAATTAGAAGCTGAAGCATTCTACATCTTATTTATGGACATTGTTGCCGTGTTGCTCCAACTCAGAATGTCTTAATGTATACATTTTGGATCTGCTCGACATATGTTTATTTGTCGCATATAGGTTAAGGGGATGATGTGTCGTTAATTTATTGCAGATATCGAGCATAATACTTGTATTAAGTACCGAGCTACTGTATATTAGAGTTTGTAGAAGTAGCCTGATTCTGAGTAGTTGACAAATATATTTTGCTTTTCTTCTGGGAGTGCAGGATAATAGTCCAAAAAGGTAGGAGTGCCTAACGATCTGAACTTgaaacttaaatatatttagcTGTGCAGAATGGACCGTGAATGTTTCTGGGAATATATGTGCATATATTGTGAAGGCGTACATGCTTCAAGCGTCTTTAGTTTTAGCTattgattataaaaaaattagcttTGCCTCTACTATCGTCTTCAAAGCACTTGGCTCGTCTTTAATCATGTAGAAGGTTGGTTAGGAGTacaatagagagagaaagtgagtcttgtattattttatataaaatataatttgagagTGATAGACTCTTTGAATAGAGAGAAGAAACTCTTAGGATTTTGAAAAGTTTTTGAAAATTTCTTGGAACTTCAATTTTATTAACGCTCTCTATGTTTTTTGacataaaaagtttataaatttgttatatatgCTCTTACAGTTAGTTATCTTAAGTTGAAACTTCAGTAAAAGTGGGGCCAAGGCTTGTCTGAGCAATTCGTTGAAAGGACAGAAAGAAAAAAACAGATAATAAGAATAACTGAATAAGCTATATGAGACCGAGGAAAGGCCGTTTGTCAGTCTCATAAAGGCCATTTCTTTCATCTTTATATTGACAAAGATGTATATATTCCCGGTAATTTAAAATGGATGTATTGTTGATTATTTGGATGTACCCTTTTTCCAGGCAATTTTGTATTGTTTGATCATTTGTTGGAGATCGACTAGCAAGTGATGTTGACACAAATTTTAAATGGGAAAAATATCAGATTGGTGACTcgtttcattaaaatatatcaagTCGTTACCACTTTCCAGTTTGACTCAAATTAGTCACCAATCTAGCTCTTTTGTTCTGCCCGTTAAAGTCAAACAAGCGGAACGGTCGTTTTTAACGTTAAACGTGAAAGAGATGTTAACTCAGAAGAAGACGTTTTCCAGGTGGGTAGAGCACGGTTGATGGCTGTAAATCGAAGGATTTCACGGGGAGACCTGACGAAGGGAAGGGGTTTCGGTGAGGAGGGCTCAGAACAGGGGTATTGAGGGACTATTGGTTGTTGCTAAGCGGCAAGTTTACAGGGCAGAGGTTGTGCGTGGTTGTTCATataggtgtatatatatacgcgTTTGTGTGTGATTCAAACACGGCTGGGGAAGTTTGGACGGTGGTGGGAGGAAAACAGAGTACATGTGTGTGTCGTTGATTTGGTGGCTTCAACTGTTATTGGGGTTGAAGGTGTTACTAAGTCTGGGTTGTGTCTCATCATCCACATCAGCAAGCAGTGCAGGTCATTCTTTCAtcgttaaattttttaaaaaactttaaCGGGCTGAACAAAACAGCGAGTTTGGTGACTAATTTGAGTCAATCTAGAAAGTAGTGACTTACTTGATATATTTCAATGGAACGAGACACCAATTTGATATTTCAATGGAACGGATATAAAAGCATTGATTTCAATTGCAGACCACAGTTTATGTCAACAACATGCAGGCATGTTGGTCTATTAGTACAAGGAAGAAGATATAATATTTGGTAGAagcttataattttattcattcCACTGCTCAGCTCCTCCAAATCAAAGTAACTTAAGGTCTCTAATGTTGGACAACAACTTTACTTGCCATGGAGGCAGGAACTAGGTCTTTGTCGACATCTGACAACCAAGGGGGAAATTTGAGATCTCCTGATTTTGGCCCTAAGATTCTTGTCAACCCTGGACTAACTAAACTCATGTGCAAAATAACTAAATCTCTTGACATTTGACGATGTCACGTAAATAGCTAGAGAACCATAGCAGAGAATATGACCGAGATTTTGTGTTTGGGTAAATTGTTTAGGATTTTTTATATGTTGCTGATGATCTTTCTACTCAATTGTAGACGTCAAATGACCAACCATGAAGTCGTAAAACCATTGGCGTACTTATTCAGCCTGCCGAAAATAAGCGGTTGAAAATAAGCCGTAACAATAATAGTGATCTTCAATCTGTTATTTTGGAAGTTCATAAGAAGTTTACAAAAAATGacgatttatattatattagtctTTAATTCATTTGTTGCTGGCTTTTATGGGATGGACAATACTTAGGAAAACAACAATCcctacaaccaatttaattaaaaatacagTAATCTAGTAAAAGAAGCcaataaattgaaaaatgcTTCCCAGACAAAAAACCTTATCTCAAAAACCAGAGGATAATAAATTATGTGGCTCTGTTACCTTACTCTTTGTTTCAAACAGAATATATGAAAAGAAGCCAAGTTTGAGAGGTGCAAATAAGCATCAGCCATGGCAGCAACTTCCTTCAACATGGCTTCAACCATATTCTCCACGCTAGGACGGACACCTGTGAAACAAAGATTCAGAAACAGAATTGTTTCGTCGGTGTCAGGCCAACAAGAAGCTCAAGTAGAGGAAGAAAAAGTGGTGAAGCCAATGACGAAACCGAGACCTGTTGAACCTCAAATCAATGTGGAGAGCAAGAACATGGGGAGGGAGTATGGAGGGCAGTGGCTCAGTAGTGTCACTCGCCACGTCCGGATTTATGCAGCATACATTGATCCGGAAACATGGGCATTTGATCAAACTCAAATGGATAAACTCACCTTGCTGCTAGATCCAACTGATGAGTTTGTGTGGACAGAAGACACTACTTACAAGGTTTACTCCAAGTTTCAAGAGCTTGTTGATCACTATGAGGTAATGTATCGTTTCCTATTTATCTTTATATACTCTAATTCTTCCAGCTTATCATAGTTACAACAATTCCTTCATAGCCTTGAAGaatccacacaaaatcaaaatcacgtaCAATCCATTAGAATTCATAGattaaaaacaattcattaaaatcccaatcgaatatacCCAGTCCTTCCCCTCCCCGTGCAGCAAAAATCGTACACACGTGCAATATATTTAAGATAAGGTTCTTACAATATCCAAATTATAGTTATTTTTCTCTCAATGGAGTGATTTCAGTTGAAAAACAACAAGGGCATTGAGAAACAGAGCGGAATAATGAAATCTGTAATTCTCCTGGAATACACAAATTTACACTTGTGTAACATGGCAATAAATCAAGAAACTGAGAAgcaaactgcaaaagaaataagCGTAATTAGATCCCTGTCAAGCCCCATATTTTCTTTATGGCAGTACAGAAACTAACAATTGGTATGTGGAATCAGGGAGCGGATTTGACAGAATACACACTTCGTCTGATCGGCTCCGATGTAGAGCACTACATACGAAAGCTGCTTTACGATGGTGAAATACAATACAATATGAATGCCAGGGTTCTCAACTTCAGCATGGGCAAACCTCGAGTCGGGTTTAACTACAAGGGTGATGAGCCTGTTTAAGATGTAAATTATTGCATCATCTCACTTAATACTTAACTCTGTATATACAAACCTTGTAAAAGCAAGAGAAGTCAACTTTTTTACTGAGTGTTGGCCGCAAATGTCATTACTATTTAATAAGAAAAGGTCTCTGTtgtcattttctgaaaaaatgacTCTTATCACCTCAAAACCCAACTTCGTGTTGTGTTAACAAAACACGCAACTTCAAATCATGTTTTCAGCTGAAAACACAATTTCAAGTTCTATTTTccttataaaaatcaaaaaacaacTTCAACTCGTGTCTTGAATTGACAATTGGTGTTATTTCTCTAGAAAATGACATTGTGCCACATTTAACTTAAAATAGTGAATTTTTGGAACGTTTCCCCCCTTTACAGCATGCTGTTTTACGCTTACGCTTCAATGTTATACAGAGATTTCTAATCtctatcaaataaaaacttctTCCCAAGTACACATTGTCCTTGAAAAACCAGaggggtcattccagtgccctTATTTCTCCTCGAAGATTTCTTAACTGTCTAATGTTAAATTTTCAAGTCAGTAATTAATATGCAGTTCGTGTAGACAGATCTTTAAGAGACAACAAAGCCATGTCTAATCACAGCCCATTCAAGTATGATTAGTTTAGTTGGTGTTAGTTAATATTGGTGGAATTATTGATATAACTTGGCGCCAAAAATTGATTTGTGATGAAAAATAAAGCTGTTTTTGTTATTGATCTACATTAACTAAATTGTTTTAGATTTAACTAACTTTTTTAGCTATAACTACAATACACCTTACTAACTTTTTAAGTTCTATCAATTTTACTTTTTCTTAACTTTTGTAACAATTTGACAAACCGTCAACACTCTTTATTTTGTactatacaaaataaaaatcgtTCACtgtatttaaataatttcaattgaGTGTGAGAATTTTATCACCTCCATTCTTTGAGCCACTTTGTTCAAACTTAAAATTGAGacttaaatttgtttttaactttaaagtGAAAAATGTTTATTTGTGTGATAAGTGAGAAATGGGCTTAAAGTTAAGAATAAACCTGAAGTTAATTTGAGTTAATTAAGtgatttaactttttttataaaattaacttCAACtcataaattactcataaattgttttctatttttattatattttcaataactCATAAATCTTAAAAAGTCAAAATTATCCCGACATTTAAAGCTCCTCTTAAGTCATAAGCGAGCGCCTTCTCTCCTAATAGCAGTCCGGATTTGTTCTTTTTTTCAGCTTCCCGCACTCCGAGATCAAGAGGTATAACCGTGTCCAGTTTGATTAGAATTATTccttctgttttttaatatttgacgctttgactttgaGCACATAATTTAAAGTGTTTTAGCcgagtagttaaaaatattatatttcaatttttttttctgaatacacATCTCTGTGCTTTGATGCGGGACTGAGGTGTTAAATGTATTTGATGCGGGACTTATTTATTACTATTGTtgttattatgattttattattattaatttgtgcTCCGTGGGCAATTAAGCTGAAAACTTTTAACGTAAAATGTGATAATTGTTTGACCTCTTTTGGGT
Coding sequences:
- the LOC108220918 gene encoding NAD(P)H-quinone oxidoreductase subunit M, chloroplastic, which gives rise to MAATSFNMASTIFSTLGRTPVKQRFRNRIVSSVSGQQEAQVEEEKVVKPMTKPRPVEPQINVESKNMGREYGGQWLSSVTRHVRIYAAYIDPETWAFDQTQMDKLTLLLDPTDEFVWTEDTTYKVYSKFQELVDHYEGADLTEYTLRLIGSDVEHYIRKLLYDGEIQYNMNARVLNFSMGKPRVGFNYKGDEPV